From a single Wolbachia endosymbiont of Oedothorax gibbosus genomic region:
- the rpsQ gene encoding 30S ribosomal protein S17, protein MPKKVFCGTVTKAKSDKTVKVSVLQVYKDELYKKVIKKYKKYTAHDENNSCKEGDKVLIQEHKPISTTKKWVVVNSSH, encoded by the coding sequence ATGCCTAAAAAGGTTTTTTGTGGTACTGTAACTAAGGCTAAGAGTGATAAGACTGTAAAGGTTTCGGTATTACAAGTGTATAAGGATGAGCTGTATAAAAAGGTTATAAAAAAATACAAGAAGTATACAGCACATGATGAGAATAATAGTTGTAAAGAAGGGGACAAGGTTTTAATACAAGAACACAAGCCTATTTCTACTACTAAAAAATGGGTTGTTGTTAATAGCTCACATTGA
- the rpmC gene encoding 50S ribosomal protein L29 yields MDIADIRSRSSQELHEILVNLRKEFVNLVFQKKLGQCNNISRFGLIKKSIARILTALNERKGEEKNA; encoded by the coding sequence ATGGATATAGCTGATATTAGGTCAAGATCTTCGCAGGAATTACATGAGATTCTCGTCAATTTGAGAAAGGAGTTTGTTAATTTGGTTTTTCAAAAAAAATTAGGGCAGTGCAACAATATTTCGCGTTTTGGTTTGATAAAAAAGAGCATAGCTCGTATTCTAACTGCATTAAATGAAAGAAAAGGAGAGGAAAAGAATGCCTAA
- the rplP gene encoding 50S ribosomal protein L16 yields the protein MFVPKKSKYKKVFKGRIKGNTKGGSTLSFGDYGLKAVEAGRIQSKHIETARRVISRTLKRSGKVWIRIFPDTPVSKKPADVRMGKGKGSVEFWVFKAKPGRMLFEISSDVPMHLARLALEKATAKLPMKCKFVSNHN from the coding sequence ATGTTTGTTCCCAAAAAAAGTAAATATAAAAAAGTATTTAAAGGACGAATTAAGGGTAATACGAAGGGTGGTAGCACATTATCTTTTGGGGATTATGGCTTAAAAGCTGTAGAAGCAGGTAGGATTCAATCCAAACATATTGAAACCGCAAGGCGTGTAATATCTAGAACATTAAAACGCTCTGGTAAAGTGTGGATAAGAATTTTTCCTGATACCCCTGTTAGTAAAAAGCCGGCAGATGTACGTATGGGTAAGGGAAAAGGTAGTGTTGAATTTTGGGTGTTTAAAGCTAAGCCCGGTAGAATGTTGTTTGAAATTAGCAGTGATGTTCCCATGCATTTAGCAAGATTGGCGCTTGAAAAGGCAACCGCTAAGCTTCCTATGAAGTGTAAATTTGTATCTAATCATAATTAA
- the rpsC gene encoding 30S ribosomal protein S3, which translates to MGNVNPKGFRLKIINTWSSVWYAEKGYKQGLHQDLSIRSYINESFKHAGVSKVIIERTIDLVSVIIHSSRPGVIIGKKGSDIEKMKQKIAEKVKNNVEVNVVGVKRSEIDAVLISSSIAQQLEKRVSFRRAMKKAIQSCLRMGARGIKVSCSGRLGGAEIARTEWYKEGRLPLHTLRANIDYAFCEAKTIYGIIGVKVWVYIGN; encoded by the coding sequence ATGGGAAACGTTAATCCTAAAGGATTTAGGTTAAAAATAATTAATACTTGGTCATCTGTTTGGTATGCTGAGAAGGGTTATAAACAAGGGTTGCATCAAGATTTATCTATTCGCAGTTATATAAATGAATCTTTTAAGCATGCTGGTGTTTCTAAAGTAATTATAGAGCGTACGATCGATTTGGTGTCTGTAATAATACATTCTTCTAGACCTGGAGTGATAATAGGTAAGAAAGGCTCAGATATTGAGAAGATGAAGCAAAAAATAGCTGAAAAAGTAAAAAATAATGTGGAAGTGAATGTAGTAGGGGTTAAAAGGTCTGAAATAGATGCAGTTTTAATATCAAGCAGCATTGCACAACAGTTAGAAAAAAGGGTTTCATTTAGAAGAGCGATGAAAAAAGCTATTCAAAGTTGTTTGAGGATGGGTGCTAGAGGTATTAAAGTAAGTTGTTCTGGGCGCCTTGGCGGAGCTGAGATAGCTCGTACTGAATGGTATAAAGAAGGTCGTTTGCCTTTACACACTTTACGTGCTAATATAGATTATGCTTTTTGTGAAGCAAAAACTATATATGGCATCATAGGAGTTAAGGTCTGGGTTTATATTGGTAACTAA
- the rplV gene encoding 50S ribosomal protein L22, whose protein sequence is MKNRDVIVKAGSRVLKSTPRKLNLVAGLVRNKKVSFATVQLRFCEKKAAGLIRKVLNSAIANAQNYGLDIDNLYIKEILIGKSLTLRRVCPKAMGRANRVSKRYSNITVKLGEII, encoded by the coding sequence ATGAAAAACAGAGATGTAATAGTTAAAGCTGGTTCTAGGGTTTTAAAATCAACTCCTCGTAAGTTGAATTTGGTTGCTGGTTTAGTACGTAATAAAAAAGTTTCTTTTGCCACCGTGCAATTAAGATTTTGTGAAAAGAAAGCTGCGGGTCTTATAAGGAAGGTATTAAATTCTGCGATTGCTAATGCTCAAAATTATGGATTGGATATCGATAATTTATATATAAAAGAAATTTTAATAGGTAAGTCTCTTACTTTGCGTAGGGTATGTCCAAAAGCTATGGGTAGAGCTAATAGAGTTAGTAAACGTTATAGTAATATAACTGTAAAATTGGGGGAAATTATATGA
- the rpsS gene encoding 30S ribosomal protein S19, whose translation MSRSAWKPPFCHPSILKSVNNALNKGFVNMPIKFHSRASVILPNCLGLKFAVYNGKDYIPVNVNDQNMIGHKFGEFSPTRKFTGHSGDKKATRR comes from the coding sequence ATGAGTAGATCTGCGTGGAAGCCTCCTTTTTGTCATCCTTCTATATTAAAGTCGGTGAATAATGCTTTAAACAAGGGGTTTGTTAACATGCCTATAAAATTTCATTCCAGGGCTTCTGTAATTCTTCCTAATTGTTTGGGTTTAAAGTTTGCTGTTTATAATGGTAAGGATTACATTCCCGTTAATGTTAATGATCAGAATATGATAGGTCATAAGTTTGGTGAATTTTCGCCCACTCGTAAATTTACTGGGCATAGTGGTGATAAAAAGGCGACAAGAAGGTAA